The following are encoded in a window of Peromyscus maniculatus bairdii isolate BWxNUB_F1_BW_parent chromosome X, HU_Pman_BW_mat_3.1, whole genome shotgun sequence genomic DNA:
- the LOC143270926 gene encoding uncharacterized protein LOC143270926: MSHSSGEESSRQLTPGAARTWAPSRVAPPPTAAPAPTRARTCPPAARARARRPPARLAGTRAAEARGDTGGARGGAGDQPDPGGGEPAAAQAASVPATPHSRSLGGAVDSAMGGRAAQSAAAAQADTGCGRDTQAGPGMGSARDRPLAGDPQRCATTGSGPIWESPPIDAKDGAKTPACREQLNRPVMPHPFKIGDSV; this comes from the exons atgtccCACAGTTCTGGAGAGGAGA GTAGCCGCCAGCTGAC GCCCGGGGCGGCGCGGACATGGGCACCAAGCAGAGTGGCCCCGCCACCAACGGCCGCACCCGCGCCTACTCGGGCTCGGACCTGCCCTCcggcggcgcgcgcgcgcgcgcggcggcccccggcgcggctggccgggacccgggcggcggaggcccgcggcgacacaggcggggccaggggcggggccggcgaccagccggacccgggcggcggggagccagcggcggcgcaggcggcctcggtcccggcaacgccccacagccgctcgctcggaggggcggtggatagcgcgatgggcggccgagcggcacagtcggcagcggcggcgcaggcggacacgggatgtggcagggacacgcaggcggggccggggatggggtcggcgagggaccgccccctggccggcgacccacagcgatgtgccacgaccggctccggcccaatatgggaaag ccctccaattgatgcaaaagacggtgcaaaaacccctgcctgccgggagcaactgaaccgcccggtgatgcctcacccattcaagattggggactctgtctag